From Terriglobales bacterium:
CTTGGAAGTTGGAAATGGGCAACCCGTGTGCCGCCTGAAGCTGCAATAGATAGCGCGCCGGGTCCACACGAATGGTTTCGTACGCCTGGGTAAAGCCGCGTCGCAGGGCGTTCTCCGCTTGGCGCACCAGCCAGGAATTCTGTTTGGACTCTGACATCTGACCCCACCTTACCGCAGCCGATGCTGCTGAGCAATCTGCTTCCGCTTGGGTACACGCCTGGCTAAAGCTTCGCGTTAGTCCGTGTGCTAGCATCGAATACTGCCGATGCCATCTGGCAAATTACAAGTCGTGCCCTTAGGCGGACTGGGCGAGTTCGGTATGAACTGCATGGCGGTTCGCTGGGGCGACGACATTTTTGTCATTGATGCCGGACTGATGTTCCCCGAATCCGAACTGCTGGGCGTGGACATCGTGGTTCCGGACATCAGCTATCTGATCGAGAATCGCGATAAAGTTCGCGCCATCGTCCTCACCCATGGGCACGAGGACCACATCGGTGGCTTGCCGTGGATTTTGTCCGAAATCAACGTTCCCATCTACGGTACCGAGTTCACGCTCGCCTACGTCGAAGATAAGCTCGAAGAACATCAGCTACTCGACAATGCTGAACTTAACGAGATCGAACCGGGCGAACATTTTCGCATTGGTCCGTTTGCTATAGATCCGATCCAGGTGACGCACAGCCTTGTGGACTGCGTGTCGCTCGCGATTCATACGCCGCTAGGAGTCATCATCCATACCGGCGACTTCAAGGTTGATCCCACGCCGACCGACAACCGGCTCTTCGACTTGCACTCCTTCGCCGAGTACGGTAAGCAGGGCGTGCTGGCGCTGTTTCAGGATTCCACCAATATCGAGCGCCCGGGTTACACCCCAAGCGAGCGTGCAGTGCGCCGCAAGTTTGATGAAGTCTTTGCCCGGACCGAGCGGCGCTTGTTCATTTCCTGCTTTTCCTCTTCCATCCATCGCATTAAATTGGCCATGGAATTGGCTTATGAATACCGCCGCAAAGTGGCGCTGGTGGGGCGCTCGATGGCGGATTCCGCGGAGATCGCCGCCGACCTGGGCTACATAGATGTTCCCGATGGGCTGCTGATCCATCCCGGCGAAATCAAGAATTACCCTCCCGAAAAAGTTTGCGTACTCATCAGCGGCACTCAGGGTGAACCTATGTCCGCTCTCTCGCGGGCAGCGGTAGATAATCACAAGCACGCTCACATCGAACCTGGGGACAGCGTGGTGCTTTCGTCACGCATCATCCCTGGAAACGAAAAGGCCATCTACCGCATGATTGACCACCTCTTCCGCCGCGAAGCCCACGTTATTTATGAGGATGGGTCTTCCCCGCCAGTTCACGTCAGCGGGCATGCCAGCCAGGAAGAACTCAAGCTGATCATCAATCTGGTGAAGCCAAAATATTTCATTCCCATTCACGGTGAATACCGGCAGTTAAGGCGGCACGCGGAACTGGCAGGTTCTATGCACGGCGCGGTCGGCAACGTCATCATGCTGCAAAGCGGCGACGTGCTCGAGTTCGACGAACTGGGCGCCCGCAAAACCGGAAAGGTGCCGGTGGGCCGCGTCTGTATTGACTCTGGCTCGCGGACCGATGTGGTGGAAGACCTGGTCATCCGCGACCGGCGTCACCTCAGCGAGGACGGTATCGTGCTGCCGATTATTGCTATTAATAAACTGACCGGCCGGGTTGAGAGCTCGCCCGAAATCGTAACCCGCGGATTCGCCGCCGCGGCGGAGAACGGCTTTGTCGAGCAGGCAAAGCAAACGGTGATGCAGACGCTTGAGACTTCCAGCGATGAGGAAAAAGCTGACTACGGCGTGATCAAGGAAAAAATTCGCCAGGACTTGAAACGCTTTATTTCAAAGAACACTTCCCGACGGCCGCTGATCATGCCGGTGATTCTAGAA
This genomic window contains:
- a CDS encoding ribonuclease J encodes the protein MPSGKLQVVPLGGLGEFGMNCMAVRWGDDIFVIDAGLMFPESELLGVDIVVPDISYLIENRDKVRAIVLTHGHEDHIGGLPWILSEINVPIYGTEFTLAYVEDKLEEHQLLDNAELNEIEPGEHFRIGPFAIDPIQVTHSLVDCVSLAIHTPLGVIIHTGDFKVDPTPTDNRLFDLHSFAEYGKQGVLALFQDSTNIERPGYTPSERAVRRKFDEVFARTERRLFISCFSSSIHRIKLAMELAYEYRRKVALVGRSMADSAEIAADLGYIDVPDGLLIHPGEIKNYPPEKVCVLISGTQGEPMSALSRAAVDNHKHAHIEPGDSVVLSSRIIPGNEKAIYRMIDHLFRREAHVIYEDGSSPPVHVSGHASQEELKLIINLVKPKYFIPIHGEYRQLRRHAELAGSMHGAVGNVIMLQSGDVLEFDELGARKTGKVPVGRVCIDSGSRTDVVEDLVIRDRRHLSEDGIVLPIIAINKLTGRVESSPEIVTRGFAAAAENGFVEQAKQTVMQTLETSSDEEKADYGVIKEKIRQDLKRFISKNTSRRPLIMPVILEI